One window of the Nicotiana tabacum cultivar K326 chromosome 4, ASM71507v2, whole genome shotgun sequence genome contains the following:
- the LOC107797994 gene encoding exonuclease 1-like isoform X2 encodes MELCLNLEGGKKLQYLNYFMHRINLLRHYKITPVVVFDGGNLPCKSGTEDERHRRRKTNRDQAMLKLKEGNVAGAVELFQRAVSITPSMAHQLIQILESENIEFVVAPYEADAQLAYLASLEEEKSGIVAVISEDSDLLAYGCPAVFFKMDSFGNGQEVVLDHVFSSATHVPSFRHLNRDLFTGMCVLAGCDFLPSVPGIGITKAYNLVSKYRDLDRVLSMLKFEKGDQVPEDYTKSFKEAVAVFYHARIYDVSLKRTKHLKPIPEQLLQFLDEELDFLGPEILPSLATAVAQGSIDPCTMEAFNLFPSMVNHVSTANIKKICGPFSRQKASAQASKDGSFLAISSSKTRKETTVVEMKQASDEQKQCPFMDDKECIEEAVALQNLLCPSISTRKMVGKEKNSQQKEVLKVPDNNPFRKRKVEEIEPDEMESVTEQISEVTEVESLEVVCTTPESQKSVESKPVKRIELRKVTNERKVKRSNCQSSENKKNSILNFFSRV; translated from the exons ATGGAGCTGTGCCTTAATTTGGAGGGCGGCAAGAAATTGCAGTACTTGAATTACTTTATGCACCGAATTAATCTGCTTCGACATTATAAGATCACTCCCGTTGTTGTTTTTGATGGTGGGAACTTACCCTGCAAGTCTGGAACTGAAGATGAAAGGCACAG GAGAAGAAAAACAAATAGAGATCAGGCAATGTTGAAGCTAAAGGAAGGAAATGTTGCTGGCGCCGTTGAGCTCTTCCAG AGGGCAGTGAGTATCACTCCATCAATGGCACATCAACTCATTCAG ATCCTGGAGTCAGAGAATATAGAATTTGTTGTAGCACCATATGAAGCTGATGCACAATTGGCCTACTTGGCTAGcctagaagaagaaaagagtggAATTGTGGCAGTAATTTCTGAGGATAGCGACTTACTAGCATATGGCTGTCCCGCT GTTTTCTTTAAGATGGATTCCTTTGGCAATGGTCAAGAAGTGGTACTAGACCATGTTTTCAGTTCTGCTACTCACGTTCCTTCCTTCAGACATTTGAACAGAGATTTATTTACAG GCATGTGTGTCTTAGCTGGCTGTGATTTTCTTCCATCTGTCCCTGGTATAGGAATCACAAAAGCTTATAATCTGGTCTCCAAGTATCGTGACTTAGATCGA GTTCTTTCCATGTTAAAGTTTGAGAAGGGAGATCAAGTGCCTGAAGATTACACAAAATCATTTAAAGAAGCAGTTGCAGTTTTCTATCATGCTAGAAT ATATGATGTTAGTTTGAAGCGGACAAAGCACTTGAAACCTATCCCAGAACAGCTGTTGCAGTTTCTGGACGAAGAACTTGACTTCTTAGGACC AGAAATTCTTCCATCATTGGCAACTGCAGTTGCTCAAGGTAGCATAGATCCTTGTACAATGGAGGCCTTCAATCTCTTTCCAAGTATGGTAAATCACGTGTCTACTGCAAACATCAAGAAAATTTGTGGTCCTTTCTCTCGACAAAAGGCATCTGCTCAAGCTTCAAAAGACGGCAGTTTTCTTGCTATTTCTTCAAGTAAAACCAGAAAAGAAACAACAG TGGTGGAGATGAAGCAAGCCTCGGATGAACAGAAGCAGTGTCCATTTATGGACGACAAGGAGTGCATAGAGGAAGCAGTAGCTCTTCAAAACTTGCTATGCCCTTCAATATCAACTAGGAAAATGGtgggaaaagagaaaaatagtcAGCAGAAAGAAGTGTTGAAAGTTCCAGATAATAATCCTTTTAGGAAAAGAAAAGTGGAGGAAATTGAGCCAGATGAAATGGAAAGTGTTACTGAACAAATCTCAGAAGTGACTGAGGTTGAAAGCCTGGAAGTTGTATGTACTACTCCAGAATCACAAAAAAGTGTGGAATCTAAGCCGGTTAAAAGAATTGAATTAAGAAAAGTTACCAATGAAAGGAAGGTTAAGAGGAGTAATTGTCAAAGTTCAGAAAACAAGAAAAACTCTATATTGAATTTCTTTTCTCGAGTGTAA
- the LOC107797995 gene encoding actin-interacting protein 1-2, whose translation MAELKETYACIPSTERGRGILISGDPKSNSILYCNGRSVIIRYLDRPLQVAVYGEHAYQATVARYSPNGEWIASADVSGTVRIWGTHNDFVLKKEFRVLSGRIDDLQWSPDGLRIVASGDGKGKSLVRAFMWDSGTNVGEFDGHSRRVLSCAFKPTRPFRIATCGEDFLMNFYEGPPFKFKLSHREHSNFVNCLRFSPDGSKLISVSSDKKGIIYDAKTGDIIGELSSEDGHQGSIYAVSWSPDSKQVLTVSADKSAKVWDISDDGKGKVKKTLTAPGSGGVEDMLVGCLWQNDHLVTVSLGGTISIFSASDLEKSPVSFSGHMKNVNSLAVLKSDPKIMLSSSYDGLIVKWIQGIGYSGKLERKVNSQIKCFAVVEGEIVSCGFDNKIWRVSLLGDQCGEANSIDVGNQPKDLSLALSSPEVTLVSFDTGVILLRGTKVLSTIDLGFTVTASAISPDGTEAIVGGQDGKLRLYSITGDTLSEEAVLEKHRGAITVIRYSPDVSMFASADVNREAVVWDRASREVKLKNMLYHTARINCLAWSPDNTMVATGSLDTCVIIYDISKPASNRITIKGAHLGGVYGLAFTDEHSIVSSGEDACVRVWGITPQ comes from the exons ATGGCCGAGCTCAAAGAAACCTACGCTTGCATACCTTCCACAGAGCGAGGTCGCGGTATTCTCATTTCGGGTGACCCGAAATCCAACTCCATCCTTTACTGTAATGGCCGATCCGTGATTATCCGGTACCTCGATCGCCCGCTCCAAGTAGCCGTTTACGGGGAGCATGCTTATCAGGCTACCGTCGCTCGTTATTCTCCTAACGGTGAGTGGATCGCATCCGCTGACGTTTCTGGTACTGTTCGGATCTGGGGGACCCACAATGATTTTGTTCTTAAGAAAGAGTTTCGGGTCCTATCGGGTCGGATCGATGACCTTCAATGGTCTCCTGATGGATTGCGCATTGTTGCCTCTGGTGATGGCAAGGGCAAATCCCTCGTTCGCGCCTTCAT GTGGGACTCGGGAACAAATGTGGGTGAATTCGATGGCCATTCAAGGAGAGTTTTGAGTTGTGCATTTAAGCCCACAAGACCATTTCGCATAGCCACGTGCGGGGAAGACTTTTTGATGAACTTTTATGAAGGACCCCCATTTAAATTCAAGCTGTCTCACAG GGAGCATTCaaattttgttaattgtttgagGTTCTCTCCAGATGGAAGCAAATTAATCAGTGTAAGCTCTGACAAGAAGGGCATTATCTATGATGCTAAAACAGGAGATATAATTGGAGAGCTGTCATCTGAGGATGGTCATCAAGGAAGCATATATGCCGTTAGTTGGAGTCCTGATAGTAAACAG GTACTCACTGTCTCTGCTGACAAGTCAGCAAAAGTATGGGACATATCTGATGATGGAAAAGGGAAAGTTAAAAAGACACTGACTGCTCCCGGTTCAGGTGGAGTTGAGGACATGCTAGTTGGCTGTCTCTGGCAAAATGATCACCTTGTTACTGTTTCTCTTGGTGGAACTATTTCCATATTCTCAGCAAGTGATCTGGAAAAATCCCCCGTGTCATTTTCTGGACACATGAAAAATGTTAATTCCTTAGCTGTCCTCAAAAGTGACCCGAAAATTATGTTGTCTAGCAGTTATGATGGTTTGATTGTTAAATGGATTCAAGGCATTGGATATAGCGGAAAGTTAGAGAGAAAGGTGAATTCTCAAATCAAATGCTTTGCAGTTGTGGAAGGAGAAATTGTGTCCTGTGGATTTGACAATAAG ATCTGGAGAGTGTCTCTGCTTGGAGATCAATGTGGAGAAGCAAATTCTATAGATGTCGGCAACCAACCTAAGGACTTGAGCCTTGCCCTTAGTTCTCCTGAAGTGACTCTAGTTTCTTTTGATACTGGAGTCATTCTTCTCCGTGGAACAAAAGTGCTGTCAACCATAGACCTCGGGTTCACCGTGACAGCATCTGCTATTTCACCTGATGGAACTGAAGCAATAGTGGGTGGTCAGGATGGTAAACTGCGTTTGTATTCCATCACGGGCGATACTCTCAGTGAAGAAGCTGTCCTTGAAAAACACAGGGGAGCTATTACCGTCATTAGGTACTCTCCAGATGTTTCCATGTTTGCATCAGCAGATGTGAACCGAGAAGCAGTTGTCTGGGACCGTGCATCTCGTGAG GTGAAGCTTAAGAATATGTTATACCATACTGCCCGAATAAATTGCCTGGCCTGGTCACCCGATAACACTATGGTAGCTACTGGATCACTGGACACGTGCGTTATCATATATGACATCAGCAAGCCagcttcgaatcgaatcacgatTAAAGGAGCTCATTTGGGTGGAGTATATGGACTAGCTTTTACTGATGAACACAGTATAGTGAGTTCTGGCGAGGATGCTTGTGTTCGTGTATGGGGAATAACTCCACAATAA
- the LOC107797996 gene encoding beta-glucosidase 44-like: MIKAISSPWLIMLLIAALSTVITVKSDINDVLPEKLSFDTGGLSRESFPKGFIFGTATSAYQVEGAASTEGRGPSIWDTFIKRPGVEPNNANGEVAVDQYHRYKEDIDLLANLNFEAYRFSISWSRIFPNGTGKVNWKGVAYYNRLIDYMLERGITPYANLNHYDLPQALQDRYNGWLSREVVKDYADYAEFCFKTFGDRVKNWFSFNEPRVVAALGYDTGFFAPGRCSKPFGNCTEGDSATEPYIVAHNLILCHASAAKRYREKYQEKQKGKFGILLDFVWYEPLTRGKADNYAAQRARDFHLGWFLHPLVYGEYPKTMQNILGKRLPKFTKEEVKMVKGSIDLLGINQYTAYYMYDPHYTTPQPLGYQQDWNVGFAYDRKGVPIGPRAHSDWLYIVPWGLHKAVNYVKERYGNPTMILAENGMDYAGNITLPKALYDTKRIAYYKSYLQELKKTVDEGANVIGYFAWSLVDNFEWRLGYTSRFGIVYVDFNTLKRYPKLSALWFKKLLRRHKH; encoded by the exons ATGATTAAAGCAATTAGTTCTCCATGGCTAATTATGCTGCTAATTGCAGCACTAAGTACTGTAATTACAGTTAAGTCTGATATTAATGATGTGTTGCCGGAAAAGTTGAGTTTTGACACCGGAGGTTTGAGCAGAGAAAGTTTTCCGAAGGGATTTATATTCGGAACTGCAACTTCTGCATACCAAGTTGAAGGTGCTGCTAGCACTGAAGGCCGTGGACCTAGTATTTGGGATACTTTCATTAAACGACCTG GAGTTGAACCAAACAATGCCAATGGAGAAGTCGCTGTTGACCAATATCATCGTTACAAG GAGGATATTGATCTGTTGGCGAATCTGAATTTTGAAGCTTATCGCTTCTCAATTTCATGGTCCAGAATTTTCCCAA ATGGAACTGGTAAAGTAAACTGGAAAGGAGTTGCTTATTACAACAGGTTGATCGACTACATGCTCGAAAGAG GTATTACCCCATATGCTAATCTTAATCACTATGATTTACCACAAGCACTTCAAGATAGGTACAATGGATGGTTAAGCCGTGAAGTCGT GAAAGATTATGCTGATTATGCAGAGTTTTGTTTTAAGACATTTGGAGACAGAGTGAAGAACTGGTTTTCGTTTAATGAGCCAAGAGTTGTTGCTGCTTTAGGGTATGATACTGGATTCTTTGCACCCGGAAGATGTTCTAAACCATTTGGCAACTGCACTGAAGGAGATTCGGCAACTGAGCCTTATATTGTTGCCCATAATCTCATCTTATGTCATGCTTCTGCAGCTAAGAGATATCGCGAAAAGTATCAA GAGAAACAGAAAGGAAAATTTGGCATTCTGTTGGATTTTGTGTGGTATGAACCTTTGACAAGAGGAAAAGCCGACAACTATGCTGCTCAAAGAGCAAGAGACTTTCATTTGGGATG GTTCTTGCATCCTCTTGTATATGGTGAGTACCCAAAAACCATGCAAAATATTTTGGGGAAGCGATTACCCAAGTTCACGAAAGAAGAGGTTAAGATGGTCAAGGGATCAATTGATTTATTGGGCATAAACCAGTACACTGCCTACTACATGTATGATCCTCATTACACGACGCCACAACCCTTGGGCTATCAGCAGGACTGGAATGTTGGATTTGCTT ATGATCGCAAGGGAGTACCAATTGGTCCTAGG GCACACTCGGATTGGCTCTATATCGTGCCATGGGGTCTACATAAAGCTGTCAACTATGTAAAAGAACGCTATGGAAATCCTACCATGATTCTGGCAGAAAATG GTATGGATTATGCGGGCAACATTACCCTTCCTAAAGCATTATATGACACCAAAAGGATTGCTTACTATAAGAGCTATTTGCAAGAACTAAAGAAGACTGTAGATGAAGGAGCTAATGTCATAGGCTATTTTGCGTGGTCATTGGTGGACAACTTTGAATGGAGATTGGGTTATACTTCCAGATTTGGCATTGTCTATGTTGATTTCAATACCCTCAAACGATACCCAAAGTTGTCCGCATTATGGTTCAAGAAGTTACTTAGGCGCCACAAGCATTAA
- the LOC107797994 gene encoding exonuclease 1-like isoform X1 — translation MGIKDLLRFMKPYVEPVHIKKYAGKRVGIDAYSWLHKGAYSCSMELCLNLEGGKKLQYLNYFMHRINLLRHYKITPVVVFDGGNLPCKSGTEDERHRRRKTNRDQAMLKLKEGNVAGAVELFQRAVSITPSMAHQLIQILESENIEFVVAPYEADAQLAYLASLEEEKSGIVAVISEDSDLLAYGCPAVFFKMDSFGNGQEVVLDHVFSSATHVPSFRHLNRDLFTGMCVLAGCDFLPSVPGIGITKAYNLVSKYRDLDRVLSMLKFEKGDQVPEDYTKSFKEAVAVFYHARIYDVSLKRTKHLKPIPEQLLQFLDEELDFLGPEILPSLATAVAQGSIDPCTMEAFNLFPSMVNHVSTANIKKICGPFSRQKASAQASKDGSFLAISSSKTRKETTVVEMKQASDEQKQCPFMDDKECIEEAVALQNLLCPSISTRKMVGKEKNSQQKEVLKVPDNNPFRKRKVEEIEPDEMESVTEQISEVTEVESLEVVCTTPESQKSVESKPVKRIELRKVTNERKVKRSNCQSSENKKNSILNFFSRV, via the exons atgggtATCAAAGATCTCCTCCGGTTTATGAAGCCCTATGTTGAACCGGTCCACATTAAAAAATACGCCGGCAAAAGG GTGGGAATTGATGCGTATTCTTGGCTTCACAAAGGAG CATATTCATGTAGTATGGAGCTGTGCCTTAATTTGGAGGGCGGCAAGAAATTGCAGTACTTGAATTACTTTATGCACCGAATTAATCTGCTTCGACATTATAAGATCACTCCCGTTGTTGTTTTTGATGGTGGGAACTTACCCTGCAAGTCTGGAACTGAAGATGAAAGGCACAG GAGAAGAAAAACAAATAGAGATCAGGCAATGTTGAAGCTAAAGGAAGGAAATGTTGCTGGCGCCGTTGAGCTCTTCCAG AGGGCAGTGAGTATCACTCCATCAATGGCACATCAACTCATTCAG ATCCTGGAGTCAGAGAATATAGAATTTGTTGTAGCACCATATGAAGCTGATGCACAATTGGCCTACTTGGCTAGcctagaagaagaaaagagtggAATTGTGGCAGTAATTTCTGAGGATAGCGACTTACTAGCATATGGCTGTCCCGCT GTTTTCTTTAAGATGGATTCCTTTGGCAATGGTCAAGAAGTGGTACTAGACCATGTTTTCAGTTCTGCTACTCACGTTCCTTCCTTCAGACATTTGAACAGAGATTTATTTACAG GCATGTGTGTCTTAGCTGGCTGTGATTTTCTTCCATCTGTCCCTGGTATAGGAATCACAAAAGCTTATAATCTGGTCTCCAAGTATCGTGACTTAGATCGA GTTCTTTCCATGTTAAAGTTTGAGAAGGGAGATCAAGTGCCTGAAGATTACACAAAATCATTTAAAGAAGCAGTTGCAGTTTTCTATCATGCTAGAAT ATATGATGTTAGTTTGAAGCGGACAAAGCACTTGAAACCTATCCCAGAACAGCTGTTGCAGTTTCTGGACGAAGAACTTGACTTCTTAGGACC AGAAATTCTTCCATCATTGGCAACTGCAGTTGCTCAAGGTAGCATAGATCCTTGTACAATGGAGGCCTTCAATCTCTTTCCAAGTATGGTAAATCACGTGTCTACTGCAAACATCAAGAAAATTTGTGGTCCTTTCTCTCGACAAAAGGCATCTGCTCAAGCTTCAAAAGACGGCAGTTTTCTTGCTATTTCTTCAAGTAAAACCAGAAAAGAAACAACAG TGGTGGAGATGAAGCAAGCCTCGGATGAACAGAAGCAGTGTCCATTTATGGACGACAAGGAGTGCATAGAGGAAGCAGTAGCTCTTCAAAACTTGCTATGCCCTTCAATATCAACTAGGAAAATGGtgggaaaagagaaaaatagtcAGCAGAAAGAAGTGTTGAAAGTTCCAGATAATAATCCTTTTAGGAAAAGAAAAGTGGAGGAAATTGAGCCAGATGAAATGGAAAGTGTTACTGAACAAATCTCAGAAGTGACTGAGGTTGAAAGCCTGGAAGTTGTATGTACTACTCCAGAATCACAAAAAAGTGTGGAATCTAAGCCGGTTAAAAGAATTGAATTAAGAAAAGTTACCAATGAAAGGAAGGTTAAGAGGAGTAATTGTCAAAGTTCAGAAAACAAGAAAAACTCTATATTGAATTTCTTTTCTCGAGTGTAA